In Sciurus carolinensis chromosome 16, mSciCar1.2, whole genome shotgun sequence, the genomic window ttgagtgccccttagttcaattctcggtaccaaaaaaaaaaaaaaaaaaaaaaaaaaaaaaaaaaaaaaaaaaactttttctccccCTATTTCTCAGGGTTCTTGTTCAAAATATGAACAGACTTTGAAAAGTATAAGCCACCCTACACCATTCTAGAAAGGGACTACTTCTGTTTGTTCTGAGGTAGgaatgagaagaggaagaggtgaaTTAGAGGGTGGGCACAGAAAGGACAGGCTCTTCTTTGTGGTGCGGTTCATACTGCAGAACTCCCTGTGGAGTCAGGCTGCAGGTGGAATGTAGCTGAGATCCAGTAGCTCAGTGTTGGGGTGATTTATATGCTGTCCCTACCTGCCCACTGAGGTTCCTAGTCTGGCAGGGAGGACTGGATTGAGAGGGCCACAGCAGAGTCAAGAGCCCTATATCACTCAGAGCAAAGGCAGTGATTCCTAAGACAGATATGAACACTGCAGGGGGCAGAGCCTCAAGGAACCTTCCAGCTCATCCACTTCAGGTAGCTtggtggaggctgaggcacaggACCAGCTATGTAATTTGTAGGGCCTGATACAGAATGAAAATTCAAGGCTTTTGCTCAAAAACTTTTAAGAATTTCAGGGTGATGACAGAGGAGCACACAGTAAGCACAATGtccgtctttttttttttgttttttttttcttgcggtgctggggatcgaacccagggcctgtgctacAATGTCTGTCTGAATGAGGGTCCTCTACGATGGCACAGCTTGCACACCCACAAGCCTGCCCTGCACTTGGAATATAGGAATGGTGTCCTACCTGTCCTTGCCGTCATTGCACACAAGGGAGCTGAGGCAGAGGAGCCCCTTGGGCTGGAGGGTCCTGACTCACGGTTGTCCATGGTTTCACTAGCAACCAGCACGTTCCTTGCCCCAGATATGACCTCAAATGTTGTTGCAGAAACCCATCCTCTTGGTAATATTATGGCCACTCAGTTGCCTACTGGGTCATAAGCGATCTGGGGTTGGTCCTAAGCCAAACACAGCTCCAGACCTCTCTGTCCAAATGGTAAGGGGGAATCCAGGGTCCTCAGCACCCTCCTCCCAAGGTTGCCCAAAATCCTCAGTCCATCGAACTCAGCCAGCCCCACACATGTCCCAGGGGGAGCCTCCACCCCACTGTTCTAAGTGGAGATGTGGCCCTTCGGCCAGCAGCACTGATAGCCAGGGTGATGGCCCTCGTGGAgccctgctctctgcttccttgggCCCAAGGCATCCATTACAAACTGGCCTGAAGAATTTagtcttcttttctcccttccctacctgtccccttccccctttccctcccctcccctctcaggtactggggattgaacccaaggacactttaccactgagccaaatccccaaccctttttaattattatttttttgagacagggcctcactaagttactgaggctggctttgaacttgccattctcttacctcagcctccctcaactcggggattacaggcgtgtgccatagCATCCagctatattttcttcttaaatacttAAATGTATTCTCCTAAGACTTAGCAGATACACTTATTTGGCAACCATGAAATACTACTTAaacctccttttttaaaaaatgtggatgaAGGACTTCTAATTTGTACTTCAAATCTGTTAAATTCACTTTAATAGAATTTCATAAAGATTACTGGCCTCTCGCTTCACCAAGAGTTGGGATTTCCTCTTCCTATGAGCATTCAAGTTCCAGAGCTCATCCCAGAGCTGGGTACCTAGTGTGCCTTCCACATCTTGTTTTGTGCCTTTTGCCTTTCTGTGTTGCTTCTGAGTTCAAGGTAAATAATCTGAGCTTGGGGTCAAGAGATTTGTTTGTCTGAGGGCAACACTTTTTTTAACTTGAGACTTGCTTCTCACTCTAAGCCACTCTGGCTCTTTCAGTGACAGCTGGCAAGGGGCTTAGTACAGAGGCAGGTGTGGGGCGTGGGCTTGGCAGCGAGCAAGCAGGCCAGTGTGCAGGCAGACAGGCTGACGGACGGTTCTTATCCTGGGCCGGCAGCAGGAGGACACTCAAGAAGTAACCCAGACTAGGACTGGGTGTCTCCTTAGAGGACACAAGGATCACAGGCAAACCCTCTCCCACCTTTTGACAGTACCACCCCCAGTTACAGGGCCTGAGCAATGGGGTTGATTGACTGAGGGTATAGGTCTGAAGGAAGCAGTAGCCTCCTGTTTCCCAAATTTCTGGAGTATTTTTGTTCTGAAGTGTGCCAAAGGGTCTGTCTCTCTGTCTAGGGCCACCTCTAGGATGAACTCCTGGAGCCTGATGCCTGTCCTTGGGTAGGGGGTCTGGGTCCCTTGGAGGCCAGGCTAGGCTGCCCATTGATGGACTGGTTGTCCGCCTTCCCTCCAGAGCTGAAGAGTAGGGCCCTGTTTGCAGgtgctccctctcccctcccacagCACCCCTGCCTTTGTTCCTTCACCTCCGCCCcactctccatctctctctttaGATTTGGACATGGCTCGAGAACCCAGGTCCAGCCCGGCCCGGTCAGGCCAGAAGAGGCAGCAGGGAACAGCCATCTTTTGGTGAGTCTGCCTCATGACTGGCTAGGGAGGGAGACTGGTTGCTGACTTGTCTAGGTTCTCCCTGGACAGGACAAGAACTCCAAGTGGGTCCATAAGTATACTGCCCACACCACGCTGCTCATCCTGGTGAGACGGTTCCTTGTTCCTCAGCCTCAGGAAACTGACTTAGCACATTTCAGTACTTTTTCTAGTCAACTAACCTGGTGCTGGTGGGGCAGGGTGCTCCTTCTCTGTTCTGGAGCCAGGCCTAGTCTTTTGAGGGCAAGCTCACTTGTGGAAGTTGAGGACTTTTTCCAGgtataaacatttgaaaagtagTGAATGGAAACCTTCGGTATGACATCTTGCCCCTAACTTGGGAAACTTACTGCAATATTTTGGTGGTGTGGGAACTGAACCCAGCCAGCACTTCCCACATGCTTGGTGAatgagttctaccactgagcttcctgAGCCCATAAAGTAATTTTCAGGATCTTTAAACGTTTTCATAAAGGAGCTCACCAACGTTTTCTGGCAAACATACCATTTTTGCTGGTGTAAGGAGGGTATATTGAACTCCCATTGACCTCTTTGTCCCCTCAGCTGGGCATCTGCAAGGGCTGCAGTCAGCTTCAGGCCTTGATTGGGCACTTGGGAGATTTCTGCCTTGCTCTGAGGGGAGGTGGTTGCTCTTAGGAACAGCACAGCCGCAAACACCCCAGTATCGTGGTTCCAGTTACTTTTGGCATTCATTTTGGCTTATCTCTGGAAGTGGGATGGCAGGGTTGGGTGTGGGCTGCTCTGAGATGCCTCTGTACCTGCAGGTTGACTTCAAGAGTAATTAGACCAAATCTCTCCCTGCTAGCAGCAGTCTGAGTTGGTGTTACCTGCAGTGTAACAGTGTGAGCAACTTCTCACTGTTGTTTTTTGAGGCTGCTGagtaggtgttttttttttttgttttgttttgtttaacttcGCATTCTTTGGTGATGTAGACCTTATATGCCATGTGTTGGTTTGCCATCTTGTGTGCAAGACTCTCAGCTAGTCTGTTGAGAAGGTTTTGTGATCTTCTGTCTGTTGGAAGGTTAGTGGTTCTCTTAGTTATCACATGTggtgtcttttgttgttgtttttggtactggggattgaacccatgggccctgtaccactgatccacatccctagcccttttattttgttcaattttgagacagggtcttgctaatttgctgaggttggccttcaacttgcgatgctcctgtctcaggctAGGTAGCTGTGATCACAGATGCGTGCCACTGTGCCAGACGCACACCAGGTTTTTTAACATGACCCTTTTGAGTCCGGATGAAGGCTCCTTCAGTTTTTCAGTTCTAGCTGCCTTCCTCGGAGTTCATATTTTCTGCTCCAGTTCTTTCCCCAGCAGCTTGAATCCAGGTCCCACCCGGGGCCACTTTGGGGTTgtggtgggggcgggggcggggccctGGGGAGTGAGTGAGCCTGCCTGTCCTGAAGGAACTCAGTCTCCATTTCAAAGAGCCTCTGGGCTTTCAAGACCTGAGGCAGAGGTGGTCTGAAGTGTCCTCCTTCCTTAAGGCCCCAAACCCAATTTCCACCCTGCCTGACTCAGCATGAACCGCAGTTAGTAAAATTCTATTCTTTCACATGACCGGTTCCTGGCTACTCATAAAAATACCTTTAAAGTAGTAACTTTGCGAAACAGGAAGAAGGTTAAAGAGGTTGAAAacgacaaaagaaaaaaaaaaaaaaaaggaaaagaggccaaaaataacaaagattgaaaaaaagaaagtgagaaccACGTGCATTGGCCGGGAATCGAACCCGGGCCTCCCGCGTGGCAGGCgagaattctaccactgaaccaccaaTGCGCTGGTGCACAGAGCCCCTACGCTGAGGCCCAGGTGGTGGAAGGCAGGCATCCTTTGCGATCTGGCCTCTGCCCCGCCCTCTCGGTGGCGGAGACTGGTCATCTGGATCCTGATCACAGCACTCCTCCGGTCCCAAACCCCAAGTCGCCGGGAGGGAGCGGCGGTGGGATGGGATCTGCGCCGGCTCGCAGatcctgtctcctcctcccatccACCGGAATCGTCGGCAGCCCTGTGCTTCCTGGGCAATCCACGCAGGCCTCCTGAACCAGAAAGCGGGGTCGGCCTGCAGTCTGGGGACCCTGAGGACGAAGGGAAGGGCCAGCCAACCCTAGGAACCGCCCTCGGGGACCCCACAGACCTCGCCTATCCTGGGCTGGCCTGAGCTGCGTACGTGAGCAGTGCCAGCAAGTTGTTTCAGGACTTCTCTCCCCTCCCGCTTCTCTTATCCCCAGTTCCTCACCCTCCCCAGGCCTAGCGCTATAGGACCCGAAGCTCCTGCCGGTGTCCCCCCACAGACCCTTCCTCCCTGGCAGGAGAGACCCAGTTGTCTCTCTGAACGAATCCCACACCCTCCTGGCACCGCATACCTGAGTGCCCAGTGTGTGTGAGAAGGGGTGAAGTCAGCCAGTGTGTGCCTGGGTTCTTTCTGGAGCTTGTCCAGTTCCAAGGCCTGCAGCAAAGGGGCGGGTGACCTGGCTACAGCCCTGTCCTTGCCTGCTGACCCTGTCTGCTAGGCCTTGCATCCTAGCAATTACCACAGGAGGATTAAAGACTCTCACACTCCCACAGTGGCTGTAGGCTCTGATTTAACTCTTCCTTTGCATCCTTTGCCAAACTAAGATCCAGAACATCAACAGTGCCCAGCTTAGGCAGAGAAGCCTTTGGAGGGCCAGAAGCCTACAGGTGATTGACCCTTCCTGCCACCAGGAACCATTAGCTCCTCATCAGAGTCAAACCAGGGGAAAGCGGGTTTGCTGTGGTCTCTCaaagtgaccttgagcaagtcccAAGGGGTTCTTCAGCTGGAGAATCCTGGAGCTCTAAGGAAGAGCTCCTTACTTCCACTTCCCCAACTAGGCACCAGGTAGAAACTCTGGCCCTCGACAGCgacaaccccccacccccatttcccatttgtctctgcagcagcagcagtaacTACAACCTGAACTTCGAGCTACACAGAGAAGAAGTTCCCTACAGGTGATTGGGTCCTACTCCTGGGTCCTCTGGGGGAGCTGGTGATGCTGATTGGCCTgactccttctctctcctgtccCTATAGAATGTATGAATACCAGAGGATCCCTCCACTCATCAGCCAGGTGCCTTCCAAGATGAGAAGGACCCACGTGGGTATGGAAGTCAAGAACAGGTGCAGCCCCCACAAAGTTTCCAGGAATAACCACCTGTTCCCCAGGCAGATAAAGCGTGAGTAAGGGAACATAGATCTCACCTGTGGAGCTTGGGAGGAATTGAATGACCTTCCCACAATAAGGAGAGGTGCCAGCCCTCTGGTAGCACTGCCCTCAGCCCCTGTGGCCTCTGTGCCCAGGAGCTGAGGCACAACCCTGGTCCCTCTCCTAGCAGTTGGGACTGAGGAACTGCACTCCATCCGGGGGGAGCTGAGCCAGATCAAAGCCCAAGTGGACAGCCTGTTGGAGAGTCTGGAGCACATGGACCAGCAGAGGGACCATCCTGCAGGTCAGGCACCTGAGGGTGGGCCCAGGCCATGCTCTCAGCAGGCCCCAGCTTTTCCTGCTCCTGAAGATGCCAGGGCGCCAAGAGTTCTGCCTGGGGCTTTCCCTGTCTGCAGGCCTCCCTTCCCTGGAGTGCACCTCCCCTCTACTCTCTCtagctgttcttttttttgtggtgctggggatcgaacccagggccttgtgcttgtaaggcaagcactctactgactgagctatctccccagcccttctctagCTGTTCTTGATTGAAGGATGACTGTGGCTTCTGGGTGGTTCTGTCACCCCCACCTACTCAGCAGCTATCTGGAGCCAGAGCAGCATCCTGGCCCACCTGCTTCTTGCCCTCTCAAGCCCTAGATGCCCTTGATCAGTGCTGGACCCTGATGGGGTCAGCTGGAGTCTCCAACTCGACCCTTGACAGGCAACTCTGTACAGGAACAAAGGACAGTGAAGAGCACAGGAGCCCTGGTAGTGAGGGCTCCTCATGCAGAACTCCAGAGCCCCAGCAAGAGCCCAGCGGCCAGAAGGCCCATCTGGAGGCAGACAGCTCCGAGGGAAGCACAGACACCCAGCAGGCAGTGAGTGGTCTGCCCCTCTTCCCCCCTTGTATTTGGTCCTTCTGACCTCCTTGTGAGCAAGGGAGGGACTTGGATTTGCTGCACAATAGTGGGGTAGGGGCTAGCATATGACTTCAACTTGAGAAGTGCTCAAGAATGGGCCTGGCCCTCCATTTTAGCCACTCAGCTCAAGGCTCGATCAGTTAGGCTATACCAGGGGCTACTGCCAAGCAGCTGGGCACTTGGGTCCACTGCGAGCTGAAATATCATCTCCACCTGGAAGGCAGGAGGAATCTGAGCACTATAGAGGGAATGTCACAAATGTGTTCTATGGCCTCACAGCCCTTACATAAGAACCACTGGGTAAGCCTGTTAAAACCCAAATTTCTGCCCTCTCCCTGGTCCTACTCCCACCTACTCCCCCAGGGTCTTTGGGCTGTCTGAACAGCACCATGCTCCCCAGGGAAGCTGTGGCACAGTGGCATTCCTGGCTGGAGAAGATGGTCATTTGTTTAGTATTAAAGGACCTGAATATTACTGGTTCTCCCACACCCTCTCCTATGATTGGTCATCCTTAAGGTGGGCCAAGCCCATACTGCCTCTTGGGCCCTTTCGGCAAGGCCAGTGCTGCCAGGAAATTGGCCATAATAAGCTCCCTTCCTCCACCTACCCAGGTTCACCCTTGGCCTGCTGAGCTTAGGAGGCCTTTACTACAGCCTAGGACCTGGGTCACAACTGCCCTGGGATGAGAATGGGTTAGGTGgagaaaatgtttccttttgcCTGCTGGTTCCGAGTTCCCAGGTCTCAGGAAGCATCAAATGGGGCTGAGAGCCGGGCACCGtagtgcacgcttgtaatcccagcagcttgggaggctgacaggaggatcgggagttcaaagccagcctcagcaaaagcgaggtgctaagcaactcagtgagaccctgtctctaaataaaatgtaaaatagggctggaggtgtggttcagtggttgagtgcccgagttcaatgcctagtaccaaaaaaaaaataaataaataaataaaaaaaaatgggggcgctggggatgtagctaagtgctAGAGAAGCTCTGGGTCCAATTCCAAATGCCtaccaccctccaaaaaaaaaaaaaaaaaaaaaaaatctagagtaGTCCTGGAGCTGCTAAAGCTCCCAAGAcacaggggtggggggcagggagcaAACAGACTAGATGTTTGCAGATGGCCCTCTCCTAGTTCTACTCTGCCTCCCTGTCTTATCAgcccattttacttttatttttttctacagatGAAGAATCAAGCACCCTACCCAGAGGGCAGCCAGTAGGTGGAAACCCTTCCAGTCTCATCAGCTCCATGCACCCTTCCTTGCCTATTTCTTCAAAGGTTTCCCGGGAGCACCCAGGCAACTTGAAGCAACCATTTTGGAACTAGGGCAATGGAAGAAGAGGCACAGGTCAGGCAGGCCAGCTGGAGTCTCCCTGTAGTGGTGGTTCAGCTTTGGAGGTGGTTTCCAAATGAGCCCCTGGGGCTGGCAGGGTAGGGAGGGAGAACTGGGACAGACCAGCAGTAGCTCACCATTGTCATGAAGTTGAGGCCATCTTACAGGAGGATACTGCTCAGGTGCTCCCCACTCCCCATGAGCCACCAGTCACAGTAGTGTGGAGCACATGCTGCAGCCTGCCCAGCTTTCTCCAGCAACAGCAGTGAAACACTTGTGTGCCTCCAGTCTGACACTACGCTGTAAGATCCTGTGTGCCCCACCtaaccccttttggttcctgaTTTGCCACCTGCTCTATAAAGTCATGCTTCAGAATAGGGGTAAAATTTTGGGGTCCAGTGTCATAGTTTCTTGCTAGTATGACACCACATATTTCAGATTTGCTTATGTATTgtcagaaggggaaaaataaaatttgtatttgtccTTTCTGGTTAGGGATTCTTATTGCGGTCTCAACTTTATTCTGGTCCTTAGACTGCCCAAGGCAGTCAGAAGAGAGGCTGAGCAGGTCCTTGAGACACTCAAATTTCAAAGTTCATACCAAACTGGGGTATAGAGAGGAACAAGTTGCCTAACCTCCTGAACTAGTCTTACCTAGTTTCCTTCAATCCAGGCCTGAACAGAGTGAAGACCCCAACTTCATGGGCTGTTAGGCCAGCTCTGCCCTATTGAATAGGTTGTATCTAGCCTGGTCTCTCTCTTGGTATCTAGGCTCACTCTTGGCGATGCATCGGTCCTCTCCCCAGGCCACACTGCTCGGGGTCTTGCTCCCAGGGGCACCAGATGAAGGCAGCCCTGGACCCCACTTCTCACCAGCAATGGAGGCCTCTGGTTATGCTGCTTAATTAACCAAGAAAGGAGGAGACCCTGCTTCCACCTAAAGCACAACCCTTTCCAGATACCCAACCCTGAGTAGGGGTGCACCCAGGGCCATTCAACTTTCCCTGTTCTTGTCGCATTTCAGCAGCTGCCCCAACTCTGTTATTGAGAGGCAGCCTCTCCTCCTTCAAAGCACCACAACTCCTGCTGCTACTTCAGTATTTCAGCCCGTTTCTCCTGCTCGCATTGGCCTAAGggacaggaaatatttaagatgGTGTTGTGCCAAGCCCTTGACATCGGGTAGAAGCCTCACTACTCAGCTCAGTAGAGCCTTGGTCTTTGAAATTCTGTACCAAAAAGAACCACAAAAGACGTTTATAAGACATAAAAAagttttttgttatgttttagcTTAGATATTGAGGCACAGCCCCCTTGTCCATCTTCTGAAAAGTAGCCCAGTTATATTGGAAGGAGTCAATAGCTGGCCTATACAGGGTTCATCTCTTAAAAGGCCATAGCTCCAGGTCTCATCTTCCAGATAAGTCCAGCTGAAGTCCTTTCCAACTTGGGAGTAAGGCTATTTTCATAAGTTTGTTCAATTGGGTCATAACTGGGCGCCAGCTCAAGTAGCAAAGTccctttaataaaacagtttgTAAAAAGTCACTCCAACACAGCTGTCCAGTACATCGGTTCATATGTACATGTCCCCACCTCCTCTCCTGTGTTCCTGCTTCTTAgctgggtggaggcaggagacagACTGCACAGGTCCTTCAcggacagcagcagcagcactccATACATCGTTGCTCAGGCTTAGGACTCAGGACGGGGAGGCGGCGCTCCTCCGGCGGGCTGCCCGCACCAGGCACTGCTGCAGCACCGGGTACAGGCGCTGGCAGCCCTCGAGACCCAGGCGCAAGGCCTCGGCCCAGCTCTCTGTCTGGCCGCCCTCCCCGCTGCCTAGCAGCCCGGCCACCTGATTGAGCACCGGCATGAGCGCCACGGTGAGCCCGGCGGCGGCACGCTCCTCCTCGAGCCGCGTGGGGTCTAGCAGCCAGGTGGGCGCGGGTCCCGGCGCGAGGCTCAGGCCGCAGCCCACCACCAGGTCGTACATCTCAATTCCCGCGTCCGCCAGGGCAAGTGCCGCGGCCGTGAGCGCGGCGGCCAGCGCGGAGCCGCCGTCCTCCAGCAGCAGCGCCGACACCTCGAGCTGCGCGCGCGGATAGCGCCCCAGGCGCACTGCCGGCTCCAGCGCCTCCTGCAGCGCCAAGGCCAACTCGCGCTCCTCGCCGCCGCCCGGGGGCGCGCGGCGTCGGCGGCCGGAGAAGGGTGCGCGGCGAAAGTCGCAGAGCAGGCGACCGCGCAGCGCGGCCGGGGCCTCGCCGCCCGCTCCGGCAGGGCCACTGCCGCGCTCGCCGCCCTCGGCCTGGCGCGGGCCAGACACGGCGCACAACACCTTGGTGCCTCCTGCCTCCAGGTAGGCCGAGCCCTTGGCCTGGCTCAGAAGCCCGGCGCGCGCGTACACAGGCCGCAGCCGCGTCGGGTCGCGGGCGGCAGGCGGCTCATCCTCGTCGGCCGCGTACAGCTGCGGTGGCTGGGACTCCTCCGGTCCGCGGATACGGCGGTGGTCTCCAGGCATGGCAGCGCCTGGAGTGCGAGCCGCTTCCGCCCGCCGCCTAGCCTCGCGCGCCGGCTCTTCCGCCAGCTTAAAGACGCGCGCCTGGGCGAGGGCTGTCGGGATAGCAGCAGGTGCGGACGGCCACACTGCCCCCTGGCGGCATGGAGGGAGAACGGCGAGCGCCACCGCGAGCGGGTGGCTAGGAAGCCCAGGGCTGGCAGGCTGGATGGACAG contains:
- the LOC124967389 gene encoding heterogeneous nuclear ribonucleoprotein C-like isoform X1, translated to MYEYQRIPPLISQVPSKMRRTHVGMEVKNRCSPHKVSRNNHLFPRQIKPVGTEELHSIRGELSQIKAQVDSLLESLEHMDQQRDHPAGTKDSEEHRSPGSEGSSCRTPEPQQEPSGQKAHLEADSSEGSTDTQQAMKNQAPYPEGSQ
- the LOC124967389 gene encoding heterogeneous nuclear ribonucleoproteins C1/C2-like isoform X2 is translated as MYEYQRIPPLISQVPSKMRRTHVGMEVKNRCSPHKVSRNNHLFPRQIKLGTEELHSIRGELSQIKAQVDSLLESLEHMDQQRDHPAGTKDSEEHRSPGSEGSSCRTPEPQQEPSGQKAHLEADSSEGSTDTQQAMKNQAPYPEGSQ
- the LOC124967389 gene encoding heterogeneous nuclear ribonucleoproteins C1/C2-like isoform X4, with translation MYEYQRIPPLISQVPSKMRRTHVGMEVKNRCSPHKVSRNNHLFPRQIKLGTEELHSIRGELSQIKAQVDSLLESLEHMDQQRDHPAGNSVQEQRTVKSTGALVVRAPHAELQSPSKSPAARRPIWRQTAPREAQTPSRQ
- the Exosc6 gene encoding exosome complex component MTR3, producing the protein MPGDHRRIRGPEESQPPQLYAADEDEPPAARDPTRLRPVYARAGLLSQAKGSAYLEAGGTKVLCAVSGPRQAEGGERGSGPAGAGGEAPAALRGRLLCDFRRAPFSGRRRRAPPGGGEERELALALQEALEPAVRLGRYPRAQLEVSALLLEDGGSALAAALTAAALALADAGIEMYDLVVGCGLSLAPGPAPTWLLDPTRLEEERAAAGLTVALMPVLNQVAGLLGSGEGGQTESWAEALRLGLEGCQRLYPVLQQCLVRAARRRSAASPS
- the LOC124967389 gene encoding uncharacterized protein LOC124967389 isoform X3 — translated: MYEYQRIPPLISQVPSKMRRTHVGMEVKNRCSPHKVSRNNHLFPRQIKPVGTEELHSIRGELSQIKAQVDSLLESLEHMDQQRDHPAGNSVQEQRTVKSTGALVVRAPHAELQSPSKSPAARRPIWRQTAPREAQTPSRQ